In Candidatus Alcyoniella australis, a genomic segment contains:
- a CDS encoding NifU family protein, whose amino-acid sequence MKEKVQSVIERIRPFLQRDGGDIELVDVDEQGVVSVRLRGACHGCPGAQMTLKMGVERTLKEEIPEVKEVVAVN is encoded by the coding sequence ATGAAGGAAAAGGTACAATCGGTAATCGAACGCATCCGCCCATTCCTGCAGCGTGACGGCGGGGATATCGAGCTGGTGGACGTCGACGAGCAGGGCGTGGTTTCGGTCCGGCTCAGAGGCGCGTGCCACGGCTGTCCCGGCGCGCAGATGACGCTGAAGATGGGTGTTGAACGCACTTTAAAAGAAGAAATTCCCGAGGTTAAAGAGGTCGTGGCCGTCAACTGA
- a CDS encoding YggS family pyridoxal phosphate-dependent enzyme, translating into MNKIAITLEQVKERIAKAAHAAGRDPDTVRLVAVSKTMPLEMIEQALEAGQRDFGENYIQEAVNKVDTLSGRDICWHFIGHLQRNKAKFVPGRFKLMHSVDSLRLAEALNRRAGAEGLVQQVLVQVNISDEQSKSGIDSAGLRELLIAISELGNVKVLGLMTMPPFLPNEQARPYFRELIKLREQVAPHVPANVSLDELSMGMTGDLEAAIEFGATIVRVGTAIFGARQGSSCAIGETD; encoded by the coding sequence ATGAATAAAATCGCAATCACCCTCGAGCAGGTCAAAGAACGCATCGCCAAGGCCGCGCACGCGGCGGGCCGCGATCCCGATACGGTGCGGCTGGTGGCGGTAAGCAAAACCATGCCGCTGGAGATGATCGAGCAGGCGCTTGAGGCCGGACAGCGCGACTTCGGCGAGAACTACATCCAAGAGGCGGTAAACAAAGTCGACACGCTCAGCGGTAGGGACATCTGCTGGCATTTCATCGGCCATCTGCAACGCAACAAGGCCAAATTCGTGCCCGGCCGTTTTAAGTTGATGCACTCAGTGGATAGTCTGCGCCTGGCAGAGGCGTTGAACAGGCGCGCCGGTGCCGAAGGGCTCGTGCAGCAGGTGCTGGTGCAGGTCAACATCTCCGACGAACAGAGCAAGTCGGGAATCGACTCCGCAGGGCTGCGCGAATTGCTCATTGCGATCTCCGAGCTGGGCAACGTCAAGGTGCTGGGACTGATGACCATGCCGCCGTTTCTGCCCAACGAGCAGGCGCGGCCCTACTTCCGCGAGCTAATAAAGCTGCGCGAGCAGGTCGCACCGCACGTTCCGGCCAACGTCAGCCTGGACGAGCTGAGCATGGGCATGACCGGCGATCTGGAGGCGGCGATCGAGTTCGGCGCTACAATCGTCCGCGTGGGAACGGCGATCTTCGGCGCGAGGCAAGGCTCCTCGTGCGCAATTGGGGAAACGGACTGA
- a CDS encoding Maf family protein, whose protein sequence is MKKFVLASASPRRKELLGSLGLDFIIDPAHVDESALPGEGPEKHTLRLAQTKARTVAARHPGFWVLGADTAVVIDELILGKPRDVEDAVAMLLLIQGRSHTVVSAFAFCGGPHDACESAAVASQVELRSLTPAQARWYVSTGEPMDKAGAYAIQGIGACLVRSVRGSYTNVVGLPLAETIDVAARLEILDLEELR, encoded by the coding sequence ATGAAAAAATTCGTCCTGGCCAGCGCCTCGCCCCGCCGCAAAGAACTGCTGGGATCGCTGGGGCTGGATTTCATCATCGACCCGGCGCACGTTGACGAGAGCGCCCTGCCCGGCGAGGGGCCCGAGAAGCACACCCTGCGGCTGGCCCAGACCAAGGCCCGCACCGTTGCCGCCCGGCATCCGGGTTTTTGGGTGCTCGGCGCGGACACCGCGGTGGTGATCGACGAACTGATTTTGGGCAAGCCGCGCGACGTCGAGGACGCCGTGGCCATGCTGCTGCTGATCCAGGGGCGCAGCCACACGGTTGTCAGCGCCTTCGCCTTTTGCGGCGGGCCGCACGACGCGTGCGAGTCCGCGGCGGTCGCCTCGCAGGTCGAACTGCGATCCTTGACGCCCGCTCAAGCACGGTGGTATGTCTCCACCGGCGAGCCGATGGACAAGGCCGGCGCCTACGCGATCCAGGGCATCGGCGCCTGCTTGGTGCGCAGTGTGCGTGGATCATACACCAACGTGGTCGGCCTGCCCTTGGCCGAAACGATCGACGTTGCCGCGCGTCTGGAGATCCTCGATTTGGAGGAACTTAGATGA
- a CDS encoding YggT family protein, with translation MIIRLLIALINLYVLVIVAQALLSWFIRDPRHPLMQTLRRLTEPLYGPIRRTLRLEGLSIDPTPLILIVLLMIVQAMLEGLLR, from the coding sequence TTGATAATCAGGCTGCTGATCGCGCTGATTAACCTCTACGTGCTGGTGATCGTGGCCCAGGCGTTGCTCAGTTGGTTCATCCGCGATCCGCGACACCCGCTGATGCAGACCCTGCGGCGCTTGACCGAGCCGCTGTACGGACCGATCCGCCGCACGCTGCGCCTCGAAGGCTTAAGCATCGATCCCACGCCGCTGATTTTGATTGTCCTGCTGATGATCGTGCAGGCGATGCTCGAGGGTCTGCTACGCTGA
- a CDS encoding MauE/DoxX family redox-associated membrane protein, whose translation MSGRAIVDRLLALARIFVGAVFVYASLDKIANPELFSQSVANYAFLPYALNNLFALCLPPCELLIGVALILGIFVRPSALLVSLMSLSFAVGVTRARIIGLDIDCGCFTQDGSGSNITILTVLRDNGLFVLCAAIWWLHSGVWGLGSKIKALR comes from the coding sequence ATGAGCGGCCGCGCGATCGTCGATCGGCTGCTGGCCCTGGCGCGGATCTTCGTCGGCGCGGTGTTCGTCTACGCCTCGTTGGACAAGATCGCCAACCCCGAGCTGTTCAGTCAGTCCGTGGCCAACTACGCCTTTTTACCCTATGCGCTGAACAACCTGTTCGCCCTGTGCCTGCCGCCGTGCGAATTGCTGATCGGTGTGGCGCTGATTCTCGGGATCTTTGTGCGACCCAGCGCGCTGCTTGTCAGCCTGATGAGCCTCTCGTTTGCCGTCGGCGTGACCCGCGCGCGGATCATCGGCCTGGACATCGACTGCGGCTGCTTCACCCAGGACGGCTCGGGCTCGAACATCACCATACTCACCGTGCTGCGCGACAACGGACTGTTCGTGCTGTGCGCGGCGATCTGGTGGCTGCACAGCGGCGTCTGGGGCCTGGGGAGCAAGATCAAGGCCTTGCGCTGA
- a CDS encoding rhodanese-like domain-containing protein — MGNTSNGNKQSYSDGPLSLRTLVIAALIVALAAAIGLGSNALRSDRIPWIYERTAPSATNPIDLEQAKELFDTAEALFLDSRSREEYDAGHISGALNVDTLDPEHIDRILEQALPGIRLVTYCSGVDCHSSDLLAERLVDMGYSGIGVFFGGWPEWSAAGYPTLGSGEQPQEQQLDVNELFPPSDSGGAWGEP, encoded by the coding sequence ATGGGCAATACATCGAACGGCAATAAACAGAGCTATTCCGATGGCCCATTGTCGTTGCGTACGCTTGTCATCGCCGCATTGATCGTCGCCCTTGCGGCCGCCATCGGCCTGGGGAGCAACGCGTTGCGGTCCGACCGCATCCCCTGGATCTACGAGCGCACGGCCCCGTCGGCCACCAACCCGATCGACCTGGAACAGGCCAAGGAGCTGTTCGATACAGCTGAGGCGCTGTTCCTGGACTCGCGCAGCCGGGAAGAATACGACGCCGGTCACATCAGCGGCGCGTTGAACGTGGATACCCTTGATCCGGAGCACATCGATCGAATTTTGGAGCAGGCCTTGCCCGGAATCCGGCTGGTGACCTACTGCTCCGGCGTCGACTGCCACTCCAGCGACCTGCTGGCCGAACGCCTGGTCGATATGGGCTACTCGGGCATCGGCGTGTTCTTTGGCGGCTGGCCCGAGTGGAGTGCCGCGGGCTACCCGACATTGGGCAGCGGCGAGCAGCCGCAAGAACAGCAACTCGATGTGAACGAGCTGTTTCCGCCATCAGATTCCGGCGGCGCCTGGGGCGAGCCATGA
- a CDS encoding 4Fe-4S binding protein codes for MAYKITSECIACGSCIEECAADAISEGDIYTIDLEKCTDCGACADVCPVDACVPAE; via the coding sequence ATGGCCTATAAAATCACCAGTGAATGTATCGCCTGTGGCTCGTGCATCGAGGAATGCGCTGCGGACGCCATCTCCGAGGGTGACATCTATACGATCGACCTTGAGAAGTGCACCGACTGCGGCGCCTGCGCCGATGTCTGCCCGGTAGACGCCTGCGTTCCCGCCGAGTAA
- the proC gene encoding pyrroline-5-carboxylate reductase: protein MFTGHSIGIIGAGNMGEILIKGILRGELLPAERIIASDLGADKLAGIAKNYGVRTTADNRELVRETSIVLLAVKPQNVTHVLKGIGDELDSNHLLISIAAGVSTGTLHKLAGNGSRLVRVMPNAPAMVGEGMSVLCPAQNVGEDDLALAREIFDSIGRSVVLHDESLMDVVTGLSGSGPAFIFMMIEALSDAGVQLGLSRKVSNLLSAQTVLGAAKMFIDTGRHAGYLKDLVATPGGTTFAGLKELERGNFRSTMMEAVEAATRRSRELGLLREQEQED from the coding sequence ATGTTCACAGGGCATTCGATCGGCATTATCGGTGCGGGCAATATGGGCGAGATCCTGATCAAGGGAATTCTGCGCGGCGAGCTGCTGCCCGCCGAGCGGATCATCGCCTCAGACTTGGGAGCCGACAAGCTGGCGGGGATCGCAAAAAACTACGGAGTGCGCACCACCGCGGACAACCGCGAATTGGTGCGCGAGACCTCGATCGTGTTGCTGGCGGTCAAGCCGCAGAACGTGACCCATGTGCTCAAAGGGATCGGCGACGAGCTCGACTCGAATCATTTACTGATCTCGATCGCCGCCGGAGTCTCGACCGGCACGCTGCACAAGCTGGCGGGCAACGGCTCGCGCCTGGTGCGGGTAATGCCCAACGCGCCGGCAATGGTCGGCGAGGGGATGTCGGTGCTCTGCCCGGCGCAAAACGTGGGCGAGGACGACCTAGCGCTGGCCCGCGAGATCTTCGACTCCATCGGACGCAGCGTGGTGTTGCACGACGAGAGCCTGATGGACGTGGTCACCGGACTCTCCGGCTCGGGACCTGCGTTCATCTTCATGATGATCGAGGCGCTCTCCGACGCCGGTGTGCAACTGGGCCTCTCGCGCAAGGTCAGTAATCTGCTCTCGGCTCAGACAGTGCTCGGCGCGGCTAAAATGTTCATCGACACCGGCCGCCACGCCGGATACCTCAAGGACCTGGTGGCCACGCCCGGCGGCACGACCTTCGCCGGACTCAAGGAACTCGAGCGCGGCAACTTCCGCTCGACGATGATGGAGGCTGTGGAGGCCGCCACGCGGCGCAGCCGCGAGTTGGGCTTGCTGCGCGAGCAGGAGCAGGAGGACTAA